DNA from Pelobacter propionicus DSM 2379:
CGCGGTTCGGCCAAGGTACAGGGAAAGTACAAGAAACAGTCCGGCGGGCGCGGCCAGTACGGCGATTGCTGGATCGAGATGTCGCCCGCGGAACGGGGCGATGGGTACATCTTCGAAGACAAGATCGTGGGGGGCGTAATTCCGCGCCAGTACATCCCGGCCGTTGACAAGGGGATCAGCGACGCGGCCCAGGATGGATTCCTGGCCGGCTACCCGGTGGTGGACTTCAGGGTAGCGCTCTACGACGGCTCCTTCCACACGGTGGACTCCTCGGAGATGGCCTTCAAGGTTGCCGGTTCCATGGCCTTCAAGAAGGCCATGGAGGTCTGTAAGTCGGTGCTCTTGGAACCGATCATGAACATGAAGGTGACCGTGCCGGATGAGAACATGGGCGACGTCATCGGCGACTTGAACTCCCGTCGCGGCAAGGTGGTGGGGGTGGAGCCAAAGGCCAACTCCCAGATAATCAGGGCGGTGGTGCCCATGTCCGAGGTCCTGGCTTACTCAAACGACCTGAAATCCATGACAAGCGACCGGGGCATGTTCACGGTGGAGTTCTCCCACTACGAAGAGCTACCCACGCATCTGGCGCAGAAGGTCATTGCCGAGGCGAATGCGGCCAAGAAGGAATGAGAGTAACACATTAAACTGCGGAATCCCGGACCAGTGCGGCCTACACGGTCGCCTGGTCCGGTATGCATGAATGCTTGGAGGTTCCAATGGGTCACAGCCGTAATTCTGTCAATACTTTTCAACTGAAATCATCCCCTGGCGGCAGGTATGCCCCGCGCACTGTTTTGGCGTTCTGTCTGGCGCTGATGATAGGCTGCTCCTCCTGCGACCGTTTTGGCCAGGAGAAGAGTCAGGATACCGAGGCGCCGGCTGATGCGGTGCAGAAGATGCCGTTGCCACGGCACGTGGAGGAACCACCCCAGGCTGGTGCTCAGGCTGATCAGGCGGCGAATAAGATCGCCTCTGAGCTAGACAAGGCTGGTGCACCTTCTCTGGCAATGAAACAGGCACCACAGCAGAAGAAAGATGAAGCGAAGAAGCCCCAGTCCGCCCCCGACAAGGTGAAGGAAGAGAAGGGCGCCGCTCTCGTCAGGGGAGAGGCGAAACTGTCCGGTCAGGCGGCCAGGGCCAAAGTGCCTGCCGATAAAAAACCGGCTCCTGCCGCGGCCAAAACGACCCTGGCGGACAAAAAGTCAGCCCCTGCCGCTGCCAAAACGCCGGCTGCCGTACCCACGGCAAAGAAGAAATCTCACTCGACAACGACCGCTGCCTCATCCAGAACGTGGACGGTCGTCATGGGCCCCTACCTGCTGGAGGAAACCATGGCCTCCGATCTGACCAGAGTGAGGAAGGCCGGACTCAGCGCGAAGATCCAGTCGACGCCGCGCCAGAAAACGGCCATGAACCGTCTGCTTCTGGCACAGTTTGGCGACCGCGCCACGGCGCAGACGGAGTTTGACAGGCTCAAACGCCATACCTCGGATGCGTTTATCCTCGAACAGGGGGGGAAGCACGCGGTCTATGCCGGTTCGTACCTTCTGGACAGCCGAGCCCAGTCTGAAAAGGAACGCCTGGCTGCCGCCGGATTCAGTCTGACTCTCAAGCGCACCGATGTGGCCGTTCCCTCCCGGCGTCTCGTGGCCGGGACTTATCACGATCGTGTTGCGGCGGAAACGGTCCAGAAAAAGCTGAAGGCTGCGGGAGTGAGGAGCATGCTGGTCCACTAGCGGCGTATGTCAGGCAAGATACGGCTCAAAATATCCTCCGCTGTTGCTGCATTGATCAGGCCGGATGTGGGAGGCGAGGTAAAGCTGCAGGCAGTGGGGACTGCCGACGGGTTCTCCCCTCCTGAACGGGTGACCCTGCTGTTCTGTCTGATGCGCGACTCGGATAGCACCGTAAAGGTGGCCGCATCAGCCGCCTTTGCCGCACTGTCCGATGAGCTCCTTTTGGCCTGCGTTGCCACTCCAGGTATCCATCCCGCCATCCTGGACACGATCGCCCGGATCCACCACGCCAGATCTGCGGTTGCTGCAGCGCTGCTGGAGTGCCCGGAACTCTCTCCCGCCGCGGCCGATTTTCTCTCCAGGAACGCTCTCGTCTCGCCCATGCCGCTGGAGGGGGGGGGAGAAATGGCCGCTGGCGATGCGGCGGCCGATGTTGCGGTCGGTGCAGCTTCTCCGGAAGAGTGTATGGCCGAGGATGAGGAGGGGTTCCTCAGCAAGTACCAGATGCTGCAGCGCATGGGGATCAGCGAAAAGATAAAGATGGCCCTTACCGGCGACAAGGAGTGGCGTGCCATCCTGGTCAACGACAGCAACAAGCTGGTGTCGGGCAGCGTGATAAAGAATCCCCGCATTTCCGAAGCCGAGATCCTTCAGTTCCTCAAGGTCGGCGTGCAGAACGACGAAATCGTCCGCCTGATCTGCGCCAACAAGGAATGGGTCAAAAACTGCCAGATCCGCAAGGCCCTTGTCGATTGTCCCAAGACCCCCTTGCCCAATGCCCTGCGCTTCCTTATGACTCTTGGAGAGAAGGACATTGCCGCCTACGCCAAGAGCAAGAACATTTCATCGGTACTTTCAACACAGGCCAAGAGGATCATGCTGGCCAAGAAAAAATAGCAGGGCTGGAGTCTGAATGGCGCTTGTCAACCACGCAACAAAGGAGATCAACGCAAAAATCGTCTACTACGGTCCGGAGAAGAGTGGCAAGGCCACCTCCCTGCGCTATGTACAC
Protein-coding regions in this window:
- a CDS encoding SPOR domain-containing protein — its product is MIGCSSCDRFGQEKSQDTEAPADAVQKMPLPRHVEEPPQAGAQADQAANKIASELDKAGAPSLAMKQAPQQKKDEAKKPQSAPDKVKEEKGAALVRGEAKLSGQAARAKVPADKKPAPAAAKTTLADKKSAPAAAKTPAAVPTAKKKSHSTTTAASSRTWTVVMGPYLLEETMASDLTRVRKAGLSAKIQSTPRQKTAMNRLLLAQFGDRATAQTEFDRLKRHTSDAFILEQGGKHAVYAGSYLLDSRAQSEKERLAAAGFSLTLKRTDVAVPSRRLVAGTYHDRVAAETVQKKLKAAGVRSMLVH